A region of Kribbella sp. NBC_01245 DNA encodes the following proteins:
- a CDS encoding HesB/IscA family protein has product MTEAQTEQATTTATGVQLSDGAAAKVKALLDQEGRDDLALRVAVQPGGCSGLRYQLFFDERQLDGDVRADFDGVFVVTDRMSAPYLKGATIDFVDTIEKQGFTIDNPNATGSCACGDSFN; this is encoded by the coding sequence ATGACTGAAGCGCAGACCGAGCAGGCCACCACCACGGCCACCGGCGTTCAGCTGAGCGACGGCGCCGCCGCCAAGGTGAAGGCGCTGCTGGACCAGGAGGGTCGCGATGACCTCGCGCTGCGCGTTGCCGTGCAGCCGGGTGGTTGCTCCGGCCTCCGTTACCAGCTCTTCTTCGACGAGCGTCAGCTCGATGGTGACGTGCGGGCCGACTTCGACGGTGTGTTCGTGGTCACCGACCGGATGAGCGCTCCCTACCTCAAGGGCGCGACCATCGACTTCGTCGACACCATCGAGAAGCAGGGCTTCACGATCGACAACCCGAACGCCACCGGCTCCTGCGCCTGCGGCGACTCGTTCAACTGA
- a CDS encoding glycerate kinase family protein has product MRVLIAPDKFAGTLTAVEAAAAIEEGWRRRDPEAEVLVAPMADGGPGFIDVLSAVVDGSLLSGTARGPLGEEVPATVLLAGETAYIETAQACGLHLVEPADRRPEDGSTYGVGQLVAAAVEAGAKRVILGLGGSGTNDAGAGLLAALGATGVGGVLDAGAAGLEGLTSVDLAPALAKLDGVELVAASDVENPLLGLRGATNVFGAQKGITDERKPAVDGLLTGFATLAGRKTADAKGAGAAGGLGYALLLLGATRVSGIDLVADLTDLRAKAGQVDLVLSGEGAFDFQSRDGKVIAGVAKVANDAMRPCVVLAGKVLIGSREMRTMGVESAYSLVDAVGEEKAFADAYGSLATVAERVAKTWAR; this is encoded by the coding sequence ATGCGCGTGCTGATTGCCCCGGACAAGTTCGCCGGCACCCTGACCGCGGTCGAGGCCGCGGCCGCGATCGAGGAGGGCTGGCGCCGCCGTGATCCGGAGGCGGAGGTGCTGGTGGCACCCATGGCCGACGGTGGCCCGGGCTTCATCGACGTGCTCTCCGCCGTGGTCGACGGCTCCCTGCTGTCCGGTACGGCGCGGGGTCCGCTCGGCGAGGAGGTGCCGGCGACGGTGCTGCTGGCGGGCGAGACGGCGTACATCGAGACCGCCCAGGCCTGCGGATTGCACCTGGTCGAACCGGCTGACCGCCGCCCGGAAGACGGTTCGACGTACGGCGTGGGTCAACTCGTCGCCGCGGCCGTCGAGGCGGGCGCCAAGCGGGTCATCCTCGGCCTTGGCGGATCCGGTACGAACGACGCGGGCGCTGGTCTGCTCGCGGCCCTTGGCGCTACTGGTGTGGGTGGTGTGCTGGACGCGGGTGCTGCCGGCCTGGAGGGACTGACCTCGGTCGATCTTGCGCCTGCGTTGGCCAAGCTGGACGGCGTCGAATTGGTCGCGGCGAGTGACGTGGAGAACCCGCTGCTCGGGCTGCGCGGCGCGACCAACGTCTTCGGCGCGCAGAAGGGCATCACGGACGAGCGCAAGCCTGCCGTCGATGGGCTGCTCACCGGGTTCGCCACGCTGGCCGGGCGGAAGACCGCCGACGCCAAGGGAGCGGGTGCTGCCGGTGGGCTTGGTTATGCCCTGCTGCTGCTCGGTGCGACGCGGGTCTCAGGGATCGACCTGGTGGCGGATCTGACCGATCTACGGGCCAAGGCGGGTCAGGTGGATCTCGTGCTGTCGGGCGAGGGCGCGTTCGACTTCCAGTCCCGCGACGGCAAGGTCATCGCCGGGGTCGCGAAGGTGGCGAACGACGCGATGCGGCCGTGCGTCGTACTCGCCGGCAAGGTGCTGATCGGCTCGCGGGAGATGCGCACGATGGGCGTCGAGTCGGCGTACTCGCTGGTGGACGCGGTTGGCGAGGAGAAGGCCTTCGCGGACGCTTACGGCTCGCTGGCCACCGTCGCGGAGCGTGTTGCCAAGACGTGGGCTCGGTGA